CGATATATGGTCTGTCGTTACTGTATCTCCCAGGACAAGTAGCGCTCTTGCATTAATAATGTCTTTTAAAGGTTTCTCATCAAAAGAAAAATTATCAAAATAGGGTGGATTCTTAATATAGGTTGATTTTTCATCCCACCGATATGTTATTGAAGGCTCCACATCTAAACTATTCCACAAGTAATCACCTTTATCTATTATAGCATATTCATAATCAAACATATCAGTTGTTATACTTCTACTAACTAGATCATTAATCTCCTTTTTTGATGGCCATAAATCCTTTAGATAGATAGGCTCACCATTCGGTGTATAAGACAATACATCATTAAAGATATCTATGTCAATTGTTCCAGCAATTGCATAAATAACAACTAACATAGGTGAGGCTAAAAAATTAGCCCTTACTAAAGGATGTATTCTTGCCTCAAAATTTCTATTGCCAGATAGCACAGAAGCTGTTGCTAACTCATTCTCAATAATAGCCTGCTCTACTTCCTCACGAAGTGGTCCACTGTTACCAATACAGGTGGTACAACCATAACCAACTATATGAAATTTTAATGCTTCTAAATAAGGCAATAGTCCAGTTTTCTTTAAATAATCATAAACCACTCTAGAGCCAGGAGCTAAAGATGTTTTTACATAGTTAGGTATATCTAGACCATATTCAACGGCTTTTTTTGCTATCAATCCAGCACCAATCATAACAGAAGGGTTAGATGTATTTGTACAGGAGGTTATTGCTGCAATCACAACGCTACCATCCCTTAATGTAAAATCCCTATCATCAAGTATAATTTTACACTCCCTGACTTCCTTCTTATTTGAGACTTTACTTAAAATATCACCAAAATCATTTTTCATGTTTTTTAGAAAAATCCTGTCATGGGGTCTTGAAGGTCCTGCCACAGTTGGTTCAATCTCAGAGAGATCAACCTCGATAACATCAGAATATTCTGGCAATTTTTCCTCATCATAAAAAAATCCTGCATTTAAAGCGTATTTAAGGACTAATTCTGCTTGGTACTCTCTTCCAGTATGATTTAAATATTCAATTGTTCTATTATCTATAGGAAAAAAATCAACTGTTGCACCATACTCTGGAGTCATATTAGAAATCGTAGCCCTGTCAGGAACTGACAATTCTTTCAGTGCTGGCCCAAAATATTCTATGAATTTACCAACAACACCATATTTTCTCAATATATAGGCAACATTTAAAACTAAGTCAGTAGATGTCACACCTTCTTTTAGAGAGCCAACAAATTTTACTCCAATTACTTCAGGCAATTGCAGATAATAGGGTAATCCCAAAAAAACAGCTTCTGCCTCAATACCGCCTACACCCCAACCAAGTACTGATATACCATTTATCATAGGCGTATGTGAGTCTGTTCCCAAAAGTGTATCTGGCACAATATAATTTTTGCCTTTTTTCCTTATAACCCTTGCTACATCAGCTAAATGCTCTAAATTAACTTGATGACATATTCCTGCGCAAGGTGGAACGATTTTAAAATTATCAAAACTAGCTTTTGCCCATTTTAATAATTTATAACGCTCAATATTTCTATTGTATTCTAATTCAGTATTTTTATACAATGAATCACTTGTGCCAAAATAATCAACCTGAATTGAGTGATCAATTATTAGATCTATATCTATAAGTGGATTAATCTTTTTCGCATCAACATTCAATTTATGTGCACATTCTCTCATTGAAGCAATATCGACAACAGCAGGAACCCCTGTAAAATCCTGCATTAGCACACGTACAGGCTTATAGGGAACCTCCCCCCTTTTATCTATTTTAGGCTGCCAATTAATCAGGCTATCAACATGTCCCTTTTTTGTATATTTTTCATCATAATTTCTAATCACATTTTCAATTAAAACCCTAATAGAATAGGGCTTTTTATTAATACCCTCTATTTTATTTAAATTATAATAATTATATTGTATATTTCGATAAGTAAAGGTCTCTAAAATATTATCATACATATTACACCTCTTTATTATTTATTAATGGAAATATATACCTGATACATTTTTTTCTATAAATTTTTCAAGTTCTAATTCAGACTCTTCTGCAGTAATCCTTGTTTTTAACCTACTTAATAATTTTTTACATTGATTTACATATAACCTTCTAATAATCATTTTAGTTCTAAGAATAGCTGCTGGTGGCACACTTAAATTTCTATAGCCAATACCTAAAAGAACAGCAATATATTTTGGCTCACTTGCTATATCTCCACACACTGTTACTTCTATATTATTTTTATTTGCTGCCTTTAATATTCTCTCTAGGAGCATTAAAACAGAAATATGAGTAGGCCTATATAGGTATGAAACATTCTCATTGCCCCTATCTATTCCTAGAGTATATTGAATAAGATCGTTACTGCCAACACTAAAAAAATCAACCTCTTTTGCCACTAAATTAGCTATTAAAGCTAATGATGGTATCTCAACCATTACACCAAGGGGGATATCATTATAGGGTTTATTCTCTAGCCTCAATTCATTTTTAACTTCATCTATTATCCTTTTAGTTTCTCTAATTTCTTCAATACCAGAAACCATAGGTATCATAATTTTAACATCTCCATAATAGGATGCCCTATAAATTGCTCTAAGTTGCTTTTTAAAAAAATCTCTATTTTTTAATGAATATCTAATAGCCCTTAGACCCAAAGCAGGGTTTGCCTCTTTATCATATGGCTTTTCTCTATTTAACTTATCCCCTCCTAAATCATAGGTTCTAATTGTAATCTGCTTATCACCATTTAACAATATTGCTTCTTTAAAGATTTTAAATTGCTCATCTTCGCTTATATTACTATTTGCAAGGTACATAAATTCAGTCCTATATAATCCAACACCCTTTATGTTATATCTATTAGACAGTTTTATCTCCTCATTAATCTCAACATTTATAAAAATATTTACATCCACGCCATCAGCAGTTTTAACTGTTGCATCCTCTAGCTTGTTTAATTCATCTATATACAACTTATACCGTTCTTCTCTTTCCCTATATCTCTTTAGTGTTTCATCATCTGGATTTATAATTATCTCACCAGTAAATCCATCGATAATGGCAAAATCATCATTATCAACATAGTCGCAGATACTGTTAACACCTACCACAGCAGGAATACCAATAGACCTTGCAAGTATTGAGGTATGGGCTGTTTTAGAGCCTTTCTCTAATACTAGCCCTTTAATATTTTTCTTAATCAATAATATTGCATCAGAAGGCGATATATCATTAGACACAACTATATTATTACCTCCTATACCATATAGGTTGTCACTATTTTTACCGGCCATCTCATTTATCAATCTAATAGCAATATGTTCAAAATCATATTTGCGCTCTTTAAAATATTCATCTTTAATATCACGAAAAGATTTTAAAATTTTATTAACAACTAAAGAAACTGCAAATTCTGCATTTATCAATCTTTTCTCAATATAGTTTACAATCTCATTAATAAATTTTTTATCATTCAAAAACATCAAATAAGCGTCAAAGATATATGCATGCTCTGCAGTTATAACGTTCTTTGATGAAATTTTAATTTTTCTAAAATATTCCTTACTCCTCTCTATTGCTTCATAGAGACGTGCTTTTTCATTCTCAACATCTTTTTTCTCTATTCGGTATCTAGGCAACCTAAAGAGCTCTCTCTCTATCAAATAAACTGTTCCAATAGCTATACCATCTGAAGAAGGCGTTCCAGTAAATTTTATCACTTATTCTCCCCGAATCTACTATAAATAAGTTCTTTTAGTGCTTCTAAAGCATCTTTTGCATCCTCACCCTTAATCACAAGCTCCAACTCACTACCCTTGGGTGCTGCTAACATCATTAGACTTAAAATACTCTTACCATCTGCCTCAACACCATCCTTAATTACAGTTATAGTTGATTCAAATTCACTTGCTTTTTTCACAAATATAGCTGCTGCTCTTGCATGTAAACCAAGTTCATTAACTAAGGTTATAATATGTCTAATTTCTTCCATCAATACAAACCCACTACTAAATTTATAAGCAATAGTGTTGTATATACAAACAATGCCAACGATATATATATTTTTTTAACTATTAATAATGTTACTAGTAAAATTATAACATATATAAGCAATATGCTATAATCTGTATTATAGATTTGATTTTTATATAGTAAAGCAAGAAATACACCTGCTGCAAATAGTATAACTACCTCGCCATAGGTATTCCATTTATTAAATCTTATCTTGTTAAACCATTCAATTACATTTTTACCATAATTATAACCTATATCGAAACCATTATATAAGAAGAAAAAGTGAAAAATATTAAAAAAAAGAAGATAAAAGATAAGAGAGAGCAAGGGATCGTAAAAACAGATAATCACACTAATAATAAATGTTAAGGGTTTTAGGGTATGCCAAAAAAATCTATCACCTAAACCTGATAACGCTGGACTATAAACATCTTTGGCAAATTTAGTATTTAAACCATCAATATATTCTTTACACCAAACACCTAATATAATCGTTATAAAATAAGGATTCGTATTAAAATAGCCTGTATTCTCCCTTAAATGTTGTTTATCAACTTTTACATAACCAAGCTTTCTTAAAGATTTTAACAAATAATAGAAACCAGTCCCCTGCATATTATCATAATTCCAGTTTCCTTGATAAACTAAACTCTTCATCAACAGCTTTATTTTATCCATTCTTTTCATAATACAAACCACCCACACAGAAAACCAAGCAAAATAAAGAAATATTTTTTATGCCCAAAAATCTCAAAAAAATCCATAAAA
This Deferribacterota bacterium DNA region includes the following protein-coding sequences:
- the ptsP gene encoding phosphoenolpyruvate--protein phosphotransferase, which gives rise to MIKFTGTPSSDGIAIGTVYLIERELFRLPRYRIEKKDVENEKARLYEAIERSKEYFRKIKISSKNVITAEHAYIFDAYLMFLNDKKFINEIVNYIEKRLINAEFAVSLVVNKILKSFRDIKDEYFKERKYDFEHIAIRLINEMAGKNSDNLYGIGGNNIVVSNDISPSDAILLIKKNIKGLVLEKGSKTAHTSILARSIGIPAVVGVNSICDYVDNDDFAIIDGFTGEIIINPDDETLKRYREREERYKLYIDELNKLEDATVKTADGVDVNIFINVEINEEIKLSNRYNIKGVGLYRTEFMYLANSNISEDEQFKIFKEAILLNGDKQITIRTYDLGGDKLNREKPYDKEANPALGLRAIRYSLKNRDFFKKQLRAIYRASYYGDVKIMIPMVSGIEEIRETKRIIDEVKNELRLENKPYNDIPLGVMVEIPSLALIANLVAKEVDFFSVGSNDLIQYTLGIDRGNENVSYLYRPTHISVLMLLERILKAANKNNIEVTVCGDIASEPKYIAVLLGIGYRNLSVPPAAILRTKMIIRRLYVNQCKKLLSRLKTRITAEESELELEKFIEKNVSGIYFH
- the acnA gene encoding aconitate hydratase AcnA, whose product is MYDNILETFTYRNIQYNYYNLNKIEGINKKPYSIRVLIENVIRNYDEKYTKKGHVDSLINWQPKIDKRGEVPYKPVRVLMQDFTGVPAVVDIASMRECAHKLNVDAKKINPLIDIDLIIDHSIQVDYFGTSDSLYKNTELEYNRNIERYKLLKWAKASFDNFKIVPPCAGICHQVNLEHLADVARVIRKKGKNYIVPDTLLGTDSHTPMINGISVLGWGVGGIEAEAVFLGLPYYLQLPEVIGVKFVGSLKEGVTSTDLVLNVAYILRKYGVVGKFIEYFGPALKELSVPDRATISNMTPEYGATVDFFPIDNRTIEYLNHTGREYQAELVLKYALNAGFFYDEEKLPEYSDVIEVDLSEIEPTVAGPSRPHDRIFLKNMKNDFGDILSKVSNKKEVRECKIILDDRDFTLRDGSVVIAAITSCTNTSNPSVMIGAGLIAKKAVEYGLDIPNYVKTSLAPGSRVVYDYLKKTGLLPYLEALKFHIVGYGCTTCIGNSGPLREEVEQAIIENELATASVLSGNRNFEARIHPLVRANFLASPMLVVIYAIAGTIDIDIFNDVLSYTPNGEPIYLKDLWPSKKEINDLVSRSITTDMFDYEYAIIDKGDYLWNSLDVEPSITYRWDEKSTYIKNPPYFDNFSFDEKPLKDIINARALLVLGDTVTTDHISPAGKIPKDYPAGKYLLECGVDEKDFNSYGSRRGNHNVMIRGTFSNVRIRNFLVYPKEGGYTLKLPEGELCFVYEAAEKYKKENTPLIVLAGKEYGSGSSRDWAAKGTALLGIKAVIAESFERIHRANLLGMGVLPLLFVDGQNIKSLNLTGKEKYSIYGLDKLAPNALLKVIAEKEDGSKKEFNVRCAAYLDIEIEYFKNGGILPYTLKKLVRD
- a CDS encoding PTS system mannose/fructose/sorbose family transporter subunit IID, translating into MKRMDKIKLLMKSLVYQGNWNYDNMQGTGFYYLLKSLRKLGYVKVDKQHLRENTGYFNTNPYFITIILGVWCKEYIDGLNTKFAKDVYSPALSGLGDRFFWHTLKPLTFIISVIICFYDPLLSLIFYLLFFNIFHFFFLYNGFDIGYNYGKNVIEWFNKIRFNKWNTYGEVVILFAAGVFLALLYKNQIYNTDYSILLIYVIILLVTLLIVKKIYISLALFVYTTLLLINLVVGLY
- a CDS encoding HPr family phosphocarrier protein — encoded protein: MEEIRHIITLVNELGLHARAAAIFVKKASEFESTITVIKDGVEADGKSILSLMMLAAPKGSELELVIKGEDAKDALEALKELIYSRFGENK